From Salinirubellus salinus, the proteins below share one genomic window:
- a CDS encoding tRNA (guanine(26)-N(2))-dimethyltransferase: protein METDTEEGGLSFEVEGTHEDGHDEGVFYNPVQELNRDLTVAVLRAYPEWSGRDVDSYLDATAASGVRGVRAASEGYDAVCCDVDPDAVALAERNFARNDLPGEAVHRKAQAYMHESHFDVVDLDPFGTPIPFADAAVDSANALLCVTATDTAPLCGAHFRSGVRTYSAVPRNTEFHAEMGVRVLLSALVRTAARYDVAARPVFTHATSHYVRTYLHLDSGAQVADEQVDELGHVDWCQDCYYREHERGLLADPLDSCPVCGGTVQTAGPLYLGRPDDPDFLAAVAGELTDELGTRETAERLLERIAGELDRPTHYDQHRLYRNWSEPAIGMDEFLEGLREAGFEASRTHYGGTTLKTDATPAEMRDLFVE from the coding sequence ATGGAGACTGACACCGAGGAGGGGGGACTCTCCTTCGAGGTGGAGGGGACCCACGAGGACGGCCACGACGAGGGCGTGTTCTACAACCCCGTCCAGGAGCTCAACCGCGACCTCACCGTGGCGGTCCTGCGGGCCTACCCCGAGTGGTCGGGCCGCGACGTGGACTCGTACCTCGACGCCACCGCCGCCTCCGGGGTCCGGGGGGTCCGCGCCGCGAGCGAGGGCTACGACGCCGTCTGCTGCGACGTGGACCCCGACGCCGTCGCCCTCGCCGAGCGCAACTTCGCGCGCAACGACCTCCCCGGCGAGGCCGTCCACCGCAAGGCGCAGGCCTACATGCACGAGTCGCACTTCGACGTGGTCGACCTCGACCCGTTCGGCACCCCCATCCCGTTCGCGGACGCGGCGGTCGACTCGGCGAACGCCCTGCTCTGCGTGACCGCGACGGACACCGCCCCGCTCTGTGGCGCACACTTCCGCTCGGGCGTGCGGACCTACTCGGCGGTCCCCCGGAACACCGAGTTCCACGCCGAGATGGGGGTGCGTGTCCTCCTCTCGGCGCTCGTCCGGACCGCCGCACGCTACGACGTGGCCGCCCGCCCCGTGTTCACCCACGCGACCAGCCACTACGTCCGGACCTACCTCCACCTCGACTCGGGCGCACAGGTGGCCGACGAGCAGGTGGACGAACTCGGCCACGTCGACTGGTGTCAGGACTGTTACTACCGCGAACACGAGCGCGGCCTGCTGGCCGACCCGCTCGACTCCTGCCCGGTGTGTGGGGGGACCGTCCAGACCGCAGGTCCCCTCTACCTCGGCCGACCCGACGACCCCGACTTCCTCGCGGCCGTCGCGGGCGAGCTGACCGACGAACTCGGGACCCGCGAGACGGCCGAGAGACTCCTCGAGCGCATCGCCGGCGAGCTCGATCGACCGACCCACTACGACCAGCACCGGCTCTACCGGAACTGGTCCGAACCGGCCATCGGGATGGACGAGTTCCTCGAGGGGTTGCGCGAGGCGGGCTTCGAGGCCTCACGGACCCACTACGGGGGGACGACGCTGAAGACGGACGCGACGCCCGCCGAGATGCGCGACCTGTTCGTCGAGTAG
- a CDS encoding YihY/virulence factor BrkB family protein, with amino-acid sequence MSFPQEERRQRPSGPDLIRATVEAVRSDQITFIAASLAYYAFISLLPLLLLGIVAAGVFGGEELALRLATEASGAFGEEAGTLVRETLTDTSAQAGASVVGVVFLGWSGLKLFRGLSVAFATVYGGSTEASFLVQLRDAIVALLAVGLGVSVTVAVGLALALLESELLGMDIDFIATLGTPLLVGGLTAAFLPLYYLLPGVDISVGEALPGALLAAAGWTFLQFGFRLYAGVASAAQVYGVLGAVLLIVTFLYFGGLILLVGVVFNAVLAGRLDRDDIEADMEAIDKTARTMTDDNDAGGVTGGEPSPGPGDGDGGGPGGPSGGGDNFSDEFDGDVEAELERLYDELDRFEEEFDDRIVHREEIERELKRYVRGRVRRGKARGWGPYLVLLYGTAMTIGAFVYLSGGWAILAMLVIWLSTLGLYVLMLIVGGAVGVAGLPGRLSDRFGAFRD; translated from the coding sequence GTGAGCTTTCCGCAGGAGGAGAGGCGCCAGCGTCCCAGCGGGCCCGACCTGATCAGGGCGACCGTCGAGGCCGTCCGCTCGGACCAGATCACGTTCATCGCGGCCAGCCTCGCGTACTACGCGTTCATCTCGCTGTTGCCCCTCCTGCTGCTGGGCATCGTCGCCGCGGGCGTGTTCGGCGGCGAGGAACTCGCGCTCCGGCTCGCGACGGAGGCGAGTGGGGCGTTCGGCGAGGAAGCCGGAACACTGGTCCGAGAGACGCTGACGGACACCTCCGCGCAGGCCGGCGCCAGCGTGGTCGGTGTCGTCTTCCTCGGGTGGAGTGGCCTGAAACTGTTCCGGGGGCTGAGCGTGGCCTTCGCGACGGTGTACGGGGGTTCGACCGAGGCGTCCTTCCTCGTCCAGCTCCGGGACGCCATCGTGGCGCTGCTGGCCGTCGGCCTCGGCGTGTCGGTGACCGTCGCCGTCGGGCTCGCGCTCGCCCTGCTGGAGTCGGAGCTACTCGGCATGGACATCGACTTCATCGCCACGCTCGGGACACCGCTGCTCGTGGGGGGGCTGACCGCGGCGTTCCTCCCGCTCTACTACCTGCTCCCCGGCGTCGACATCTCGGTCGGCGAGGCACTCCCCGGGGCACTGCTCGCGGCCGCGGGCTGGACGTTCCTCCAGTTCGGCTTCCGCCTCTACGCCGGGGTGGCGTCCGCGGCCCAGGTGTACGGCGTCCTCGGCGCCGTCCTCCTCATCGTCACCTTCCTCTACTTCGGCGGGCTCATCCTCCTGGTCGGCGTCGTGTTCAACGCGGTCCTCGCGGGACGACTCGACCGGGACGACATCGAGGCCGACATGGAGGCAATCGACAAGACAGCACGAACCATGACAGACGACAACGACGCAGGCGGTGTGACGGGCGGCGAACCGAGTCCGGGACCGGGCGACGGCGACGGGGGCGGCCCCGGCGGCCCGAGCGGAGGTGGCGACAACTTCTCCGACGAGTTCGACGGCGACGTGGAGGCCGAACTGGAACGGCTCTACGACGAACTCGACCGGTTCGAGGAGGAGTTCGACGACCGCATCGTCCACCGCGAGGAGATAGAACGCGAGCTCAAGCGGTACGTCCGGGGCCGGGTGCGTCGTGGGAAGGCCCGGGGCTGGGGTCCGTATCTGGTCTTGCTGTACGGCACCGCCATGACCATCGGCGCGTTCGTCTACCTCTCGGGCGGCTGGGCCATCCTCGCGATGCTGGTCATCTGGCTCTCGACGCTCGGCCTCTACGTGCTGATGCTCATCGTCGGCGGCGCCGTCGGCGTTGCCGGCCTCCCCGGCCGGCTGAGCGACCGGTTCGGCGCGTTCCGCGACTGA